In one Streptomyces marincola genomic region, the following are encoded:
- a CDS encoding class I SAM-dependent methyltransferase, with amino-acid sequence MSRIELSPSVMRFYSQTVDEGSRLRRSADGRLELARTKELLRRFLPPVPATVLDVGGGTGIHAEWLVRDGYEVTLIDPVPRHVEQAARVCPALLGDARSLAAEDNSYDVVQLLGPLYHLPDDADRRQALSEARRVARPGGLVAAAAINRYASLFEHVTYAHLHTEPMWDAVSSILRTAKHEGPHFTVAYFHRAEELLDELRDAGLADVQVFGIEGPAWSLVKTAEQQPGEGPTDDLIAAATAAARMAEPYPELLAASSHLLAVGWVPAG; translated from the coding sequence ATGTCGAGAATCGAACTGTCTCCTTCCGTCATGCGCTTCTACTCGCAGACCGTGGACGAAGGCAGTCGCCTGCGTCGCTCAGCCGACGGGCGCCTTGAGCTGGCCCGTACGAAAGAGCTGTTGCGTCGCTTCCTGCCTCCGGTACCGGCCACCGTGCTGGATGTGGGTGGGGGGACCGGCATCCATGCGGAATGGCTGGTCAGGGATGGGTACGAGGTGACCCTCATAGACCCAGTTCCCCGCCACGTTGAACAGGCTGCCCGTGTCTGTCCCGCCCTTCTCGGAGACGCGCGGAGTCTGGCAGCCGAGGACAACAGCTACGACGTAGTGCAGCTACTCGGGCCGCTCTACCACCTGCCTGACGACGCTGACCGCCGCCAAGCGCTGTCCGAGGCCCGCCGAGTGGCGCGGCCGGGCGGTCTTGTGGCCGCCGCCGCGATCAACCGGTACGCCTCGCTCTTCGAACACGTCACCTACGCGCATCTGCACACCGAGCCGATGTGGGACGCAGTCTCCAGCATCTTGCGCACAGCGAAGCACGAGGGCCCTCACTTCACCGTTGCCTACTTCCACCGTGCCGAAGAACTCCTCGATGAGCTTCGAGACGCAGGTCTCGCTGACGTTCAGGTCTTCGGCATCGAGGGCCCCGCCTGGTCGTTGGTCAAGACAGCTGAGCAGCAGCCGGGCGAGGGCCCCACGGACGACCTGATCGCCGCCGCCACGGCGGCGGCCCGGATGGCGGAGCCGTACCCGGAACTGCTCGCTGCCAGTTCCCACCTGCTCGCAGTGGGGTGGGTGCCCGCCGGCTAG